One genomic segment of Ancylobacter sp. IITR112 includes these proteins:
- a CDS encoding circularly permuted type 2 ATP-grasp protein: MPGRTEPQARTRRFEEAAVAALLAQYKPLPAVHDELVDGEGRPRAHWTSLLAALAEMGVEEVNRRFRAADRHLYRSGVFYRVYDDPNGGERPWPISHLPLVIDAAEWRALERGLIQRAQMLEGLLSDLYGEGRLVRSGALPAAAVAGNPDFLRPMVGVDPHGGSFLKIYAADLGRGPDGRWWVLSDRTQSPSGAGYALENRIAIARALPDLARSLNVMRLAGYFQGLRAGLTKLDRSGEGRVGLLTPGPLNETYFEHAYLARYLGFVLLEGDDLTVRDNVVYVRTVAGLKRVDVLLRRLDADYADPLELNPSSRLGVPGLMQAVRAGGVALANALGTGVVEAPAMMGFLPRLATQVLGETPILPNIATWWCGQKAERERVLDSLDDLVLSPAFRRPVPGALENGPVIGADLDPARRAAVERAIRTRGVDIVGQEAVRLSTMPVWSNGRLEPRPFILRIFVAATEAGWTVMPGGFCRVSDTLDARAVSMQGGGRSADVWVLDAAPVEQTSLLPAPDTVEVKRQTGPLPSRAADNFFWLGRYVERAEGTLRLLRTLAGRLSSTADGGGGSVPALLDLLQSWGAVPDELTRARPIRHVLAALAGRERPGALPNLIDSARHTASVIRDRLSPDAWRTLADLGLMMDEPVPPGSAEPDAYERADRALRSLAAFSGLASENMNRLAGWRFLDLGRRIERGIAVCRFARALVGERPSASTLDVLLELCDSQITYRSRYVMVESRAPVLDLVLLDPVNPRSLAFQIAAIADHLDVLPGHAGDALPPPEERLVARLSASMKAFDAVEFDDSRLSRIESQLMELSNDVAERYFIHRQPVETPWDLLA; encoded by the coding sequence ATGCCCGGTCGCACCGAGCCGCAGGCACGCACGCGCCGCTTCGAGGAAGCGGCAGTGGCGGCGTTGCTGGCGCAGTACAAGCCGCTGCCCGCCGTCCACGATGAGCTCGTGGACGGCGAGGGGCGTCCGCGCGCGCACTGGACCTCGCTGCTGGCGGCGCTGGCCGAGATGGGTGTCGAGGAGGTAAACCGCCGCTTCCGCGCCGCCGACCGCCATCTCTACCGCTCCGGCGTGTTCTACCGCGTCTATGACGACCCCAATGGCGGCGAACGGCCCTGGCCGATCTCGCACCTGCCATTGGTCATCGACGCGGCGGAATGGCGGGCGCTGGAGCGGGGGCTGATCCAGCGCGCGCAGATGCTGGAAGGGCTGCTGTCCGACCTCTATGGCGAGGGCCGGCTGGTGCGCTCGGGCGCGCTGCCGGCGGCGGCGGTGGCGGGCAATCCGGATTTCCTGCGGCCCATGGTCGGCGTCGACCCGCATGGCGGCAGCTTCCTCAAGATCTATGCCGCCGATCTCGGCCGCGGCCCGGACGGGCGCTGGTGGGTGCTGTCCGACCGCACGCAGTCGCCTTCCGGTGCCGGCTATGCGCTGGAGAACCGCATCGCCATCGCCCGCGCTCTGCCGGACCTCGCCCGCTCGCTCAATGTGATGCGGCTCGCCGGCTATTTTCAGGGGCTGCGGGCCGGGCTGACCAAGCTCGACCGCTCTGGCGAGGGGCGGGTGGGGCTGCTCACCCCCGGCCCGCTGAACGAAACCTATTTCGAGCACGCCTATCTCGCACGCTATCTCGGCTTCGTGCTGCTGGAGGGCGACGACCTCACCGTGCGCGACAATGTCGTCTATGTCCGCACCGTGGCCGGGCTGAAGCGGGTGGACGTGCTGCTGCGCCGCCTCGATGCGGATTATGCCGACCCGTTGGAACTCAACCCGTCCTCGCGCCTCGGCGTGCCCGGGCTGATGCAGGCGGTGCGTGCCGGGGGGGTGGCGCTGGCGAACGCGCTCGGCACCGGCGTGGTGGAGGCGCCGGCGATGATGGGCTTCCTGCCCCGGCTGGCGACGCAGGTGCTGGGCGAGACGCCGATCCTGCCCAATATCGCCACCTGGTGGTGCGGCCAGAAGGCCGAGCGTGAGCGGGTGCTCGACAGCCTGGACGATCTCGTGCTCTCGCCCGCCTTCCGCCGGCCGGTGCCGGGCGCGCTGGAGAACGGGCCGGTGATCGGCGCCGATCTCGATCCCGCGCGCCGAGCGGCGGTGGAACGCGCCATCCGCACCCGGGGGGTCGACATTGTCGGGCAGGAGGCGGTCCGCCTGTCGACCATGCCGGTGTGGAGTAATGGCCGGCTGGAGCCGCGCCCCTTCATCCTGCGCATCTTCGTCGCCGCGACCGAGGCCGGCTGGACGGTGATGCCCGGCGGCTTCTGCCGCGTCTCCGACACGCTCGACGCGCGGGCGGTGTCGATGCAGGGGGGCGGCCGCTCTGCCGATGTCTGGGTGCTCGATGCCGCACCGGTGGAGCAGACCTCGCTGCTGCCGGCGCCCGACACGGTGGAGGTGAAGCGCCAGACCGGGCCGCTGCCGAGCCGGGCGGCGGATAATTTCTTCTGGCTGGGACGTTATGTGGAGCGCGCCGAAGGCACGCTGCGGCTGCTACGCACACTGGCCGGGCGGCTCTCCTCCACCGCCGATGGCGGCGGTGGATCGGTGCCGGCGCTGCTCGACCTGCTGCAATCCTGGGGGGCGGTGCCGGACGAGCTGACGCGCGCGCGCCCGATCCGCCATGTGCTGGCGGCGCTGGCCGGGCGCGAGCGGCCGGGCGCGCTGCCCAACCTCATCGACAGCGCCCGCCATACCGCTTCGGTGATCCGCGACCGGCTCTCCCCTGATGCCTGGCGCACCCTGGCCGATCTCGGCCTGATGATGGACGAGCCGGTGCCGCCCGGCAGCGCCGAGCCGGACGCCTATGAGCGCGCCGACCGGGCGCTGCGATCGCTCGCGGCCTTTTCCGGCCTCGCCTCGGAGAACATGAACCGCCTCGCCGGCTGGCGCTTCCTCGATCTCGGCCGGCGCATCGAGCGCGGCATCGCCGTGTGCCGTTTCGCCCGCGCGCTGGTCGGCGAGAGGCCGAGCGCCAGCACACTCGATGTGCTGCTGGAACTGTGCGACAGCCAGATCACCTACCGCTCGCGTTATGTGATGGTGGAAAGCCGCGCCCCGGTGCTCGACCTCGTGCTGCTCGATCCCGTCAATCCGCGCTCGCTCGCCTTCCAGATCGCCGCCATCGCCGATCATCTCGACGTGCTGCCCGGCCATGCCGGCGACGCGCTGCCTCCGCCGGAGGAGCGGCTCGTCGCCCGGCTCTCGGCGAGCATGAAGGCGTTCGACGCGGTCGAGTTCGATGATAGCCGGCTAAGCCGTATCGAATCCCAGCTCATGGAGCTCTCCAACGACGTGGCCGAGCGCTATTTCATCCACCGCCAGCCGGTGGAGACGCCGTGGGATCTGCTGGCATGA
- a CDS encoding transglutaminase N-terminal domain-containing protein: protein MKYDIHQSTAYSYASSVPVARHVVRMVPVERANQRVVASHFTVEPEPAEWTETRDFFGNKVVHIRIETPHRSFVVKTRARVEVEAPREVPAQAGPSWEATREAANGSLDLSAQSPAHFLFPSPAVPLSPAITDWTATSFPPDRPMLDACIELMQRIHAEFTYDPRATDVSTPPLEAFEMRAGVCQDFAHIMIAGLRGLGLPAAYVSGFLRTEPPPGKERLQGADATHAWVAVWCGEAIGWQGLDPTNALTVATDHVVLAVGRDYTDVAPIGGVVFGSGRQKLKVEVDVIPMPDEPSPRREPPRPPA, encoded by the coding sequence ATGAAATACGACATTCACCAGTCCACGGCCTATTCCTACGCCTCCTCCGTCCCGGTGGCGCGCCATGTGGTGCGCATGGTGCCGGTGGAGCGGGCGAACCAGCGGGTGGTCGCCAGCCATTTCACCGTCGAGCCCGAGCCGGCGGAATGGACCGAGACCCGCGATTTCTTCGGCAACAAGGTGGTGCATATCCGTATCGAGACCCCGCACCGCAGTTTCGTCGTCAAGACGCGGGCGCGGGTGGAGGTGGAGGCGCCGCGCGAGGTGCCGGCGCAGGCCGGCCCCTCCTGGGAGGCGACACGCGAGGCGGCCAATGGCAGTCTCGATCTCTCCGCCCAGTCTCCGGCGCATTTCCTGTTTCCGAGCCCCGCCGTGCCGCTGAGCCCGGCCATCACCGACTGGACCGCGACGAGCTTCCCGCCGGACCGGCCGATGCTCGACGCCTGCATTGAGCTGATGCAGCGCATCCATGCGGAGTTCACCTACGATCCGCGCGCCACCGATGTCTCCACCCCGCCGCTGGAAGCCTTCGAGATGCGGGCCGGCGTGTGCCAGGATTTCGCGCATATCATGATCGCCGGGCTGCGCGGGCTCGGCCTGCCGGCGGCCTATGTCTCCGGCTTCCTGCGCACCGAGCCGCCGCCGGGCAAGGAGCGGCTGCAGGGGGCCGACGCCACGCATGCCTGGGTGGCGGTGTGGTGCGGGGAGGCGATCGGCTGGCAGGGGCTGGACCCGACGAATGCGCTCACCGTCGCCACCGACCATGTGGTGCTGGCGGTCGGGCGCGACTACACCGATGTCGCCCCGATAGGCGGCGTGGTGTTCGGTTCCGGACGGCAGAAGCTGAAGGTCGAGGTTGATGTCATCCCGATGCCGGATGAGCCTTCCCCCCGCCGGGAGCCGCCGCGTCCTCCCGCCTGA
- a CDS encoding SapC family protein: protein MTKSTPPAAAPALPLFYRSPALLRFKDHSRLSVRREPHFGFAATTTSVPLVVSEFVAAGHDYPIVFASDEAAMPLVVTGVTAEQNLFVEADGQWRAGRYIPGYIRRYPFIGITAEGGATMLGIDLASPRIAPAGDAGAERLFDAKGAATQTGQAAMALCEAYAADHARTRAFAEALQANKLLVARTAEVNYADSGRAVVQGFQLVDEAAFRKLPDAVLVEFHAKGWLDLIVLHLASQQRWRDLVELSAKQRPAATN from the coding sequence GTGACGAAGTCGACCCCGCCCGCCGCCGCGCCCGCCCTGCCGCTGTTCTACCGCTCGCCGGCGCTGCTGCGGTTCAAGGACCATTCCCGGCTCTCCGTGCGGCGCGAGCCGCATTTCGGCTTCGCCGCCACCACGACTTCGGTCCCGCTGGTGGTGAGCGAGTTCGTCGCCGCCGGGCATGACTATCCCATCGTGTTCGCCAGCGACGAGGCCGCGATGCCGCTGGTGGTGACGGGCGTCACCGCCGAGCAGAACCTGTTCGTGGAGGCCGACGGACAGTGGCGCGCCGGCCGTTACATCCCCGGCTATATCCGCCGCTACCCCTTCATCGGCATCACCGCCGAGGGTGGCGCGACCATGCTCGGCATCGACCTCGCCAGCCCCCGCATCGCCCCGGCGGGCGACGCGGGGGCCGAGCGGCTGTTCGACGCCAAGGGCGCCGCCACCCAGACCGGGCAGGCGGCGATGGCGCTGTGCGAGGCCTATGCCGCCGACCATGCCCGCACCCGGGCCTTCGCCGAGGCGCTGCAGGCCAACAAGCTGCTGGTGGCGCGCACGGCGGAGGTGAATTACGCCGATTCCGGCCGGGCGGTGGTGCAGGGCTTCCAACTGGTCGACGAGGCCGCCTTCCGCAAGCTGCCGGACGCGGTGCTGGTGGAATTCCACGCCAAGGGCTGGCTGGACCTGATCGTCCTGCACCTTGCCTCGCAGCAACGCTGGCGTGATCTGGTGGAACTCTCCGCAAAGCAGCGCCCCGCCGCCACGAACTGA
- a CDS encoding MFS transporter, with translation MTDTARTDPAREDDGFLASLAVYLRRRVLIVMLLGFSSGLPLALSGATLTIWMAEAQVNLATIGLFALVGVPYNFKFIWAPLVDALDVPLLGRWLGRRRGWLVFTQLLLILAVAWLGFQDPVNAPWHVALGALLVATASATQDIVVDAFRVESLEVREQAAGMAGYVAAYRVGMLASGAGVVLLVAWFEVLGVPRADVWAWGYLAAAAMVGVGLIAALLAKEPAGAPAIRHGENVFRRIGETAVGAFAEFLTRNSAIAILLFVVLFKFCDAFAGALTGAFVINIGFDKATYAGVVKGVGFAAALVGGFAGGVIARALPLATALWVAGVLQMLSNLAFSWQAWMGVNVPALTATIVVENFTGAIGTVIFVAYISALCGNRAHTATQYALLTALAAVGRTFLASSAGFVAEATGWMAFFAITALAALPGLALLAYLQARGHFRELGAVKA, from the coding sequence ATGACCGACACCGCCCGCACCGATCCGGCCCGCGAGGATGATGGCTTTCTCGCCAGCCTCGCCGTCTATCTGCGCCGTCGCGTGCTCATCGTCATGCTGCTGGGCTTCTCCTCCGGCCTGCCGCTGGCGCTGTCCGGCGCCACGCTGACCATCTGGATGGCGGAGGCGCAGGTGAACCTCGCCACGATCGGCCTCTTCGCGCTGGTCGGCGTGCCCTATAATTTCAAGTTCATCTGGGCGCCGCTGGTCGATGCGCTCGATGTGCCGCTTCTGGGGCGCTGGCTCGGGCGGCGCCGCGGCTGGCTGGTGTTCACCCAGCTTCTGCTGATCCTCGCCGTCGCTTGGCTGGGTTTTCAGGACCCGGTGAACGCACCCTGGCATGTCGCGCTCGGCGCGCTGCTGGTCGCCACCGCCTCGGCGACGCAGGACATCGTGGTCGATGCCTTCCGCGTCGAGAGCCTGGAGGTGCGCGAACAGGCTGCCGGCATGGCGGGCTATGTCGCCGCCTACCGGGTCGGCATGCTGGCCTCCGGCGCCGGGGTGGTGCTGCTGGTGGCGTGGTTCGAGGTGCTGGGCGTGCCGCGCGCGGATGTGTGGGCGTGGGGCTATCTCGCCGCCGCCGCCATGGTCGGCGTCGGCCTGATCGCCGCGCTGCTCGCGAAGGAGCCGGCCGGCGCGCCGGCGATCCGGCACGGGGAAAACGTGTTCCGCCGCATCGGCGAGACGGCGGTGGGCGCCTTCGCCGAGTTCCTCACCCGCAACAGCGCGATCGCCATCCTGCTCTTCGTGGTGCTGTTCAAGTTCTGCGACGCCTTTGCCGGCGCGCTGACCGGCGCCTTCGTCATCAATATCGGCTTCGACAAGGCGACCTATGCCGGCGTGGTCAAGGGCGTCGGCTTCGCCGCGGCGCTGGTCGGCGGCTTTGCTGGCGGGGTCATCGCCCGCGCCTTGCCGCTCGCCACCGCCCTCTGGGTGGCGGGGGTGCTGCAGATGCTCTCCAACCTCGCCTTTTCCTGGCAGGCCTGGATGGGGGTGAATGTGCCGGCGCTGACCGCGACCATCGTGGTCGAGAACTTTACCGGCGCCATCGGCACGGTGATCTTCGTCGCTTACATCTCGGCGCTGTGCGGCAACCGCGCCCATACCGCGACCCAATATGCGCTGCTGACCGCGCTGGCGGCGGTGGGGCGGACCTTCCTCGCCTCCTCCGCCGGCTTCGTCGCCGAGGCGACGGGGTGGATGGCGTTCTTTGCCATCACCGCGCTCGCCGCCCTGCCGGGGCTGGCCCTGCTCGCCTATCTGCAGGCGCGCGGCCATTTCCGGGAGTTGGGGGCGGTCAAGGCGTAG
- the recR gene encoding recombination mediator RecR encodes MPRAVAGPEIERLIQLLARVPGLGPRSARRAALHLIKKREQLMSPLASAMGDVLGKICTCRICGNIDVRDPCSICCDDTRDPALLVVVADVADLWALERAGAVNARYHVLGGTLSPLDGIGPDELNLSSLVARVESGAVSEVLLALGATVDGQTTAHYIAELLRAAPVKVTRLAHGVPVGGELDYLDEGTLSAAIRARTSS; translated from the coding sequence ATGCCCCGCGCCGTCGCCGGCCCTGAAATCGAACGCCTGATCCAGCTTCTCGCCCGGGTGCCCGGTCTCGGGCCGCGCTCCGCCCGCCGCGCTGCCCTGCACCTGATCAAGAAGCGCGAGCAATTGATGAGCCCGCTCGCCAGCGCCATGGGCGATGTGCTCGGCAAGATCTGCACCTGCCGCATATGCGGCAACATCGACGTGCGCGATCCCTGCTCGATCTGCTGCGACGACACGCGCGATCCCGCGCTTCTGGTGGTGGTTGCCGACGTCGCCGACCTCTGGGCGCTGGAGCGGGCGGGCGCGGTCAACGCGCGCTACCATGTGCTCGGCGGCACGCTCTCCCCGCTCGACGGCATCGGCCCGGACGAGCTCAACCTGTCCTCGCTGGTGGCGCGGGTCGAGAGCGGCGCGGTGAGCGAGGTACTGCTGGCGCTCGGCGCCACGGTCGACGGGCAGACCACGGCGCATTACATCGCCGAGCTGCTGCGCGCAGCGCCGGTGAAGGTCACCCGCCTCGCCCATGGCGTACCCGTCGGCGGCGAGCTCGATTATCTCGACGAGGGGACTCTGTCCGCCGCCATCCGCGCGCGGACCAGTTCCTGA
- a CDS encoding sodium:proton antiporter codes for MTTTKAAARALSRRAAPLMPLLAAAALVPAMAGPAQAAEGMGINGAMLPLLWGLPFAGMLLSIAIIPLLAGAFWHHHYGKVALFWALAFLVPFIAVHGAGLAVYEVAHAALLEYIPFIILLFALFTISGGILLTGNLHGSPGVNTALLAIGTVLASVIGTTGASMVLIRPLLRANDNRRFNVHTVVFFIFLVSNIGGSLTPLGDPPLFLGFLKGVDFFWTTQHLLHDTAVVAVILLVVFYLLDRHFYGREEKLPPKADPTPDTERLGLRGLRNLPLLGGVIAAILMSALWKPGIEFNILGTHVPLPSIARDISLLVLAGISIAITPAFIRERNGFDWEPIREVAKLFAAIFLTIIPVIAILRAGAEGALSPLVALVTDEAGGPVNAGYFWMTGLLSGFLDNAPTYLVFFNLAGGDAQELMTRYAVTLEAISAGAVFMGALTYIGNAPNFMVLAIAKGRGVNMPSFFGYMAWSGLFLLPCFALLTWLYFL; via the coding sequence ATGACGACGACGAAAGCCGCCGCCCGTGCCCTCTCACGCCGTGCCGCGCCGTTAATGCCCCTGCTTGCCGCTGCCGCCCTGGTGCCGGCGATGGCCGGGCCGGCGCAGGCGGCGGAAGGCATGGGCATCAACGGCGCGATGTTGCCGCTGCTCTGGGGCCTGCCCTTCGCCGGCATGCTGCTGTCGATCGCCATCATTCCGCTGCTGGCCGGCGCCTTCTGGCATCATCATTATGGCAAGGTGGCGCTATTCTGGGCGCTGGCCTTTCTGGTGCCGTTCATCGCCGTCCATGGCGCGGGCCTCGCCGTCTATGAAGTGGCGCATGCCGCGCTGCTGGAATACATCCCCTTCATCATCCTGTTGTTCGCGCTGTTCACCATTTCCGGCGGGATCCTGCTTACCGGCAATCTGCATGGCAGCCCCGGCGTGAACACGGCGCTGCTCGCCATCGGCACGGTGCTGGCGAGCGTGATCGGCACCACCGGCGCCTCCATGGTGCTGATCCGCCCGCTGCTGCGCGCCAATGACAACCGCCGGTTCAACGTGCACACCGTCGTGTTCTTCATCTTCCTGGTGTCGAATATCGGCGGCTCGCTGACGCCGCTCGGCGACCCGCCGCTGTTCCTCGGCTTCCTCAAGGGCGTCGATTTCTTCTGGACCACCCAGCATCTGCTGCACGACACGGCCGTGGTCGCCGTGATCCTGCTGGTGGTGTTCTATCTGCTCGACCGGCACTTCTATGGCCGGGAAGAGAAGCTTCCGCCGAAAGCCGATCCGACGCCCGATACGGAGCGGCTCGGCCTGCGCGGGCTGCGCAACCTGCCGCTGCTCGGCGGCGTTATCGCTGCCATCCTGATGAGCGCGCTGTGGAAGCCGGGTATCGAGTTCAACATCCTCGGTACCCATGTGCCGCTGCCGTCGATCGCGCGCGACATAAGCCTGCTGGTGCTGGCCGGCATCTCCATCGCCATCACGCCGGCCTTCATTCGCGAGCGCAACGGCTTCGACTGGGAGCCGATCCGCGAGGTGGCCAAGCTGTTCGCCGCCATCTTCCTCACCATCATTCCGGTCATCGCCATTTTGCGGGCGGGGGCGGAGGGCGCGCTGTCGCCGCTCGTCGCTCTGGTGACGGACGAGGCCGGCGGTCCGGTGAATGCCGGCTATTTCTGGATGACCGGTCTGCTCTCCGGCTTCCTCGACAATGCGCCGACCTATCTCGTCTTCTTCAACCTCGCCGGCGGTGACGCGCAGGAATTGATGACGCGCTACGCGGTGACGCTGGAGGCGATTTCCGCCGGCGCGGTGTTCATGGGGGCGCTGACCTATATCGGCAATGCGCCGAACTTCATGGTTCTGGCCATCGCCAAGGGGCGCGGGGTCAATATGCCGAGCTTCTTCGGCTATATGGCCTGGTCGGGCCTGTTCCTGCTGCCCTGCTTCGCGCTGCTGACCTGGCTCTATTTCCTTTGA